GTTCCGTTTGTTTCGATTGCCTCGTCCTCATCGACATGCTCCAATTCCGAACTAGGTATCCAAATCTTGGTACTGTCTGTCCACTCATGAGGATCATGCGTGCTGCTCCCCAGGATGGTGTTCAGCAACTCGGTGTTCTTCTCGGTAAAGTCTTTGGCATTCCACTGATCAGATTCCATCCCCTGAGCCAGCTTCTGCATTTCAGCATCGCGATTCCGTTGCACGAAGTCCTTAATGTGTCCATTAACCACATTCTTGAGAGACGTGCCGCTTCGGCCAGATATCGACTCGCATTCGGTGGCAAAATAGAGGTTGAGTGTAAAGTAACGGAGGAAGAGGGTCAAAGGCAACTGTGCAGTCTGCTCTGCTCGAACCTTCAAGACCTTGACGATTTTCTCAATAGCCACGTCGACGGCTTGGCCAAGGAGATTAGTAACGTCAAGGCTCTTGTGGAGCTCCTCCTGAACCTCGAATGTTGCACTGTTCATAGGATTGCTTGGGAATCTATCTGGTCTCGGGCTGGATATCGGTGATCTGACTGTGGGAGACATCAACCCTTCCCCTTGTGGGTTCTCAGTGAGGGAGCTAGTAATCTCCAACAAGACCTTGACTTGTGTCGTAAGTCTCCTGAGTGTCTCTGTGACTCCGATGTAGATCTTGATCAGAAGGTCCTCACCATCCTCAGGATCCAAAGAGCGAAGATTCCGTGCCAAAATAGAAGACTTCTCCTGATTTGATAGATGACGGCCACCACTTGCAGTAGAGACTGACATCATCGACTCATTATCATCATCTGTAGAACTGGGCAGGGGGCGTCTGATCAAGTTTCGGATTTCACGCAAGACAGACTCTCGGTAAGCGACAGTCGCCTCAGCGATATGTTTTGCTCGATGCAGGCCGATCATATTGGGCAGCAGCTCGGTCTTCAATTCATCGGTATTTGTGAGATAGGTTGGAAAGACTGAAGGAGACCTAGCATGGCTACCTTTGGATCGACTCGCTGCGTTACTCCACCTAAGAAGAATCTCTTGGGATGACACAGATTCGGCGTGTCGTCGTAGATCACGGATTAGAATATTCTGAAAGTTGGTCTCGTATGCCTTTCCTATACGAGACCGCAAAGTTGCTAGATCCGCGTGGACGCCTTGtaaagctgaagctgaacgCAAGTCCCGCAACTGAATGCCAGGTTCATTTGCAGCAGTAGCGTCCCTTTCGCCTGCAATGAGCTTTTCAAGAGAGTCGATATTCGCCAGTGCCTTATCGACTTCCCCTTCGTCCACTAGCGTCTCACAGCTTGCAAGGCCATCCGCAATCTGCCTAAGCTGAAGCACAGCATCATTGAGTTGTCGCAGATTTTCTTGGCGCCTTCGCTGGTAAACAATCTGGAGGCCTCTGGTTGCAATTTCTTCATCCAAAGCTTTAAGCTCTTTTCTGAGTGTCTTGATTCTCCCCACGGATTCCGCGGCCTCTGAGTGGAGTTCCTTCAACGATCCCAGGGCAGTAAAAAACGTCGTTGATGCGGTGGAGATGGaattgatgagatgaacCTCGATAGTGTCCATGTACCACGACAACTTCTCTTGCAAAATTGCATTGGTTGCCAGAGCTTTCCTTGGCGTGGCAGCGCTTCCGTTGAGTGAGCTCTGTCCGTCATCGGCGTTGGTGGGTCGGATAACCTCGGATCGTTCGCTCACAATGTCAAAAGTTCGGGGATTCTCGAGATGGAATTCATCGTCAAAGTACACAGTTGGGATCGTTGATAGAGGAGGAGGTCCATGCGTGGACCTTCGGGTGAAGCCAGCACTTGGTCTTCTCACAGGACTGTGACCATCATTCGAGTTCATCGAAGAAAGCGATGCAATCGAGCCTTTCCGAGTTGGACGAGGCTTGGGCCCCGGCCGTAAGTATCCATCACCACTCGATTCGGTCGGGGTATCTTGCCGGCCAGGGCGCTGCTCTTTGTTGGcctcctcgtcgctctcTTTCAAGCGCTGAAGTTGTTCGTATAGGCTTCCGATCTGTGACAAATAGGGCTTGAATTCCTCAGCGTCGACTTTTGTGATGTTCGTCAACGTTACTGGGGGGATATCCCGGGCCGTCGGGGGTTTATGCGCGGTCGAGGCCGGTGCTGAGGTGTGAGGCTGAAGACCAGTTCGTACAATTGGGGGTTGAAGAAGGGTCGAGATAGCTTCGAGAGGTTAGCTTTACGATGAAAGATCCGTGAAGCAAAACCAACCATTCTGACTTGACTCATATACTGAAGCTGCCAAATTACTGGGAGCACTGTCAAGGATACCTCCTACTGAATGGATGGAGCTCGCTGTAGAGCCACGTCGTGATGACGGGTGGGGATGCATTTGAGCATGTCTGTGGTTGTTGCTGCAACCAAGTTAGTCTCGTTTGTTAGTATGTGATAAAGGCATATAAGACTACCTGTGAAAGGGAAGCTCCCCATGACCTGTAGGCGACAATGCCGCAAGGTTGTCCGCAGACTTGGTAGCGTTGGGGGAGCTGGGGGAGAACATGGTCAATGGAGATCCGGATACGCAAGGACAGCTTCAGAGGTGAATGCGGGATGTAGATGGTGTATTAGTAGGGTATCATCGCTCAAAGGATTGCAAACAAAATGTGCACCGTCAAATGTATATGATAGATAAGATTTGAAAGGACAATTAAGtaaagagaaaaaaagagaggaTCCGGAATCAAGAATgcgccatcatcaccagaaAGGGTCTGGAATATTACCTTCAGTACGTCGCCGTCTAGACACCTTGTAACAAAGTTACGCAGCTTTCCCCCCTAAACCGATTATTTCCTTGGCGTAAACACGTGATGATAAGCGCTGAGCTTGATAACTGTCCTTTAGGTCCAGAGCTGCAACCACTATACACACGCGTCGCGTCTCGAGAGACTCCACGTTTTCGCGTAAATTGACCTAAGGTTACCCTTCCAACTTGCGGAGCAAAGCCCCTCCATCGATCCACAAACAAGATCTCCAAACTCCCTGGTCAACTTTTAGGCTTGCAACGAAAGGAGAGGAGTGATTCACCAGATTATTCAAAATCACACAGATACACAATGGATCGCGGATCAATCTACTCTGCTCACGTCTATGAGCCGAGCTACGCTGAAAATGGCGATACTCGAATGCAGCTCCAGACACAGCTTGAAACATTCATCCTTGATTTTCGACTGGATAACAACTTCGTCTACAGGTTTGCCCCCAAATATCTAGTCTTCGGTAGTTCTTCATAATAACAGCGCTGCAGAGATCAACTCCGAGAGAATGCTCTTCTCAAGAGATACTTCTGCgatgtcaacatcaacgacttGATCAGCTTTAACGAAGAGCTCGCGCACCGATTGACATCTGAGCCAGCAGAGATTATCCCTCTGGTAGGGACCACGCAGCGCGCAACATATAAATCTCTAACAAGTCAATAGTTTGAAAATGCACTAAAAAAATGCACACACCGTATCGTCTTCCCCCATGAGCCCAAGGCCGAGATCCCTGATcaccaacttcttcttcactcgAATGCCGACGACGTCTCCATCCGTAACCTCGATTCCGTGACCATTGCGCGACTGGTGCGAGTCCCGGGTATTGTCATCGGCGCCTCTGTTATGTCATCCAAGGCGACAGGACTCCATATCCAATGCCGCAACTGCGGACACACACAAAACATCCCTGTCCTAGGTGGCTTCACAGGTGTCACTCTGCCTCGACAATGTGCTCGTAGCCGAGTTCCCAACGATCCAACTCCAAAATGTCCTTTGGACCCCTACTTTGTTGTTCACGAAAAGTCTGGCTTTGTTGATCAACAAATCATTAAGCTTCAAGAGGCTCCCGATCAAGTCCCTGTCGGAGAACTGCCTCGACACGTTCTCATCTCAGCTGACAGATACCTCACAAACAGGGTTGTTCCCGGATCGAGATGTACTGTTATGGGCATCTTCTCGATCTACCAAAACAAGGCTTCCAAGAACTCTTCCAATGGTGGTGCTGTAGCCATCCGTACCCCTTATCTCAGAGCGGTTGGGATCCAGACAGATATCGATCAAGCAGCCAAGGGAAATGCGACTTTctcagaggaagaagagcaagaattTCTGGAGCTCAGCAGACGGCCCGATATATACAACGTGATGGCCGACTGCATTGCGCCCTCTATTTACGGAAACCGcgatatcaagaaggcaaTTCTCTGTTTGCTGTTAGGTGGTTCAAAGAAGATCCTTCCCGATGGAATGAAATTAAGAGGTGACATCAACGTATTGCTTCTTGGTGACCCCGGTACAGCCAAGTCACAGCTTCTGAAATTCGTCGAGAAGGCGGCCCCTATCTCTATATACACCTCGGGAAAGGGTTCCTCCGCTGCAGGCCTGACAGCATCTGTTCAACGTGATCAATCCACTCGCGAATTCTATCTCGAGGGCGGTGCCATGGTTTTGGCTGACGGAGGAGTTGTGTGTATTGATGAGTTCGACAAGATGAGAGACGAAGATCGAGTTGCGATCCATGAGGCTATGGAACAGCAGACTATTTCCATCGCAAAGGCCGGTATCACTACTATTCTGAATGCGCGAACATCGGTCTTGGCTGCTGCCAATACTATCATTTGGTCGATATGATGATATGAAGACTCCTGGAGAAAACATTGACTTCAGACTACTATTCTGTCACGTTTTGATATGATTTTCATTGTCAAGGATGACCATAGCCgcgagaaggatgagacTATGGCCAAGCACGTTCTCAGCATCCAGATGAATGGTAGAGGCGCCGAGGACATGACTGAAACCGAAATTCCTATTGACAAGATGCGACGATACATCACCTACTGCAAGACGTGAGTCGCAATTCCAAGCTTCTTAGTCTTATTTTGTTTGTACTAATATCCGACAGACGTTGCGCTCCCAGACTGAGTTCCGAAGCTGCTGAAAAGCTTTCTTCTCACTTCGTCTCTATCCGACGCCAGGTCCACGctgctgagatggaagcaAATACACGTTCCTCTATTCCCATCACAGTCCGTCAACTCGAGGCTATCGTCCGTATCACCGAGTCTCTTGCTAAGCTCACCCTTTCCCCCATCGCCACCGAGGTACATGTCGACGAGGCCATTCGACTGTTCCTGTGCTCTACCATGGATGCCGTCAACCAGGGCAGCAATCAGGGGAGTCGCGAGTTGAACGATGAAGTTAACCGCCTTGAGACGGAGCTCAAACGTCGGCTGCCTATCGGCTGGAGTACTAGCCTATCTACACTCCGGAGGGAAATGGTCGAAGGCAAAGGATACAGCGAACAAGCGCTGAACCGAGCGTTGATGGTTCTTCAACGGAGAGACACGATCATGTTCAGAAACCAAGGTGCGCAGGTGTATAGAAATGGAGCTTAATGTGGCGATGAACGCGGGTAATGTAAAAGGCTGGTTTGTCAATTTCGGTAGATGTCTTGGTAGTAGACTGTGTTAATGAGTAATGAGGCGAAATCATTATGACTGTTGTATATGAGCAAATTCTTAAAGATAACAAGACTCGAAGTCTCAACACAGATCCGAACAGATGATAAATCTATTCCTGCTTGTTAGAGCAGGCATAGAGTATATTTGACTAGAAGTGAGGTTGTTGCCGCTGGGGCTGTTCAAAGAAAAGGATCAGCCCAACAATACCTAGCTTACCGAGGTCTAACTACGCTGGTCGTATATTGGCCGATTCAATTAGCAAAATTCTGTTTTAAAGAAAACACGAAGTAAACAGAATTGACAGAGGCGCAACGGAtggggaggggaggggaggtATAAAATACACCGCCGCAATCAAATTAAGCTCTTGACTTGAACAGAAACCAGCCATGGTTCAACATGCGGTGCAAGGTTTAATTCAATACCGTtgttaatattattcttgtcCCTGTCCTGAGGATACTAGAATACATTTGACCTCATCGTGCAATTGGACCAGACAAGTCTGGTGAGTTTTGCCTCCCTATATCGATTCCATTGGAACCAAGCCCACGTCCATGCCAACACCCACTACGGATAGGAAGAAACTCAATTTTACCAACCTTGATGCTGCTTTCTGCGGGTCGGGTGATAATGGCCATTAGATGTGTTGAGGCCCAAATCCCTATCCCGTGAAGCTTCCATATATACTTAATTTGCATTATATGTTAGACaaaaggagatgatgattACTGGTGAGTGCCTCAGTGAATAGACTTGCTTGTACGAGTCTTTGTTAGGCTGCGGCGAAGAGCATTGCTCGCCCGTCGCTCCAACTCGGCCTCATGCGCCTCCTCGGCGGCCTGGTCCTCCGTGATCACCTCGTGCTTGGTGCGCATGCGCTGTAGCACGTTGGCGGCTTCGGCGGCGAACTCGCACTTCATACGGATAGTTTCCCCGTATTTGTAGAACAAGAACGGAAACGGGACACAAGCGACGGCCAGGAAGGCAGGAATGGAGCTAGCCCAATGAATTCCCAGGTCGTTGTACATGTACGTCGTGAAAAGGGGGAACGCCGCGCCAAAGAGGGAGCGCAGGATTGAGTTTGCAGCCAACACAGAAGCAGCGAAGATAACATCTGGAGGAGTTTAGCTGGAGGAGATAAGAGGCATTGCTGCAACGAAACTTACATGAATCAATGAGGTAGTTGAGCAGTGAAAGAAAAACAGTGACTAGGCCGCAAGCGAAAAAGGCCGAGCCGATGATAGACACAATCCAATGCACATCTTTGCCGTTGGTCCAGGCAAACCAGAAGAGGCCGACTGGAATAAGTATTGAGCCAACCAGTGAAGGGGGCAGCCTAGCTTCAGGAGATGCATGACCGCCGGCGGCTTCGGCAGCCCGGGCGTACCGTTTATTGTCCAGGATAGTGCCAGTGACCGCAAATAACATTCCCACAGCAATGCCAGTGAAGGCGAGTCCTCCGATCCCTGGACTCCATCCGCGACCCTGCTGGAATACGATTGGGAAGGCAGCAAAGCAGAGGTATAGTGTTCCGTAGATGATGGCCATGTACAGTGAGGTTAGAAGAACAATAGGTTCTTTAAACAGAAGGATCCAGGGGCGAAGTATTGCAGTCTTGAACTGTGTGGCAATAGTAGCTTGAGGACGACCAACATCAATCTTGGAGATGTAAACCTTCCCAGTCCTTTTGGAAAGGACAGCTGCTCGGCGACGCAAGAGATAGGGGGCATAGGTTTCAGGTATCACTAGTGAGTTAACAATCCAGACAATACCGGTAAATATGGCCGACATCCCAGCCACCCAGCGAAAACCTTCGTGTTCGCCAAGAAACCCTCCAGCGATGGGACCTGTTACAGAATAGTCAGCGTCTTCTTCGCAATGCCGAGAGCATACAAGCTTGTATGTCGAAATCTGTGTCGGAGAATGGCTTACCAATAGTAGGGCCTAGGAAAGGGGCCATAGCAAAGAGAGCTGTAGCAAGTCCTCGCTCATTCGCATGGAACATGTCAGCAATGACACCGCCCGCGTTGGTCAATGGTGATGATCCAAAAGAGCCACCAAAGAAACGAAGGACTATCAAGGCCGCCATGGTCGGAGCACCTGCGGCACCTGCATTGAACGCGGTCAAGGCCATGAAAGAGACAAAGAATGGAATCTGTCGACCATAGAGCTCTGAAATATTTGTTAGTCAGTCATataacaagaagaagaccttgCCTCAGCAAGGGGTTCCCCGAATTTGGGCAGACTAACCTGAAAGTGGTGCCCAAAGCAGCGGTCCGATAGCGAAGCCAAGAACGAACA
This genomic stretch from Fusarium oxysporum f. sp. lycopersici 4287 chromosome 5, whole genome shotgun sequence harbors:
- a CDS encoding minichromosome maintenance protein 5, with the translated sequence MDRGSIYSAHVYEPSYAENGDTRMQLQTQLETFILDFRLDNNFVYRDQLRENALLKRYFCDVNINDLISFNEELAHRLTSEPAEIIPLPKAEIPDHQLLLHSNADDVSIRNLDSVTIARLVRVPGIVIGASVMSSKATGLHIQCRNCGHTQNIPVLGGFTGVTLPRQCARSRVPNDPTPKCPLDPYFVVHEKSGFVDQQIIKLQEAPDQVPVGELPRHVLISADRYLTNRVVPGSRCTVMGIFSIYQNKASKNSSNGGAVAIRTPYLRAVGIQTDIDQAAKGNATFSEEEEQEFLELSRRPDIYNVMADCIAPSIYGNRDIKKAILCLLLGGSKKILPDGMKLRGDINVLLLGDPGTAKSQLLKFVEKAAPISIYTSGKGSSAAGLTASVQRDQSTREFYLEGGAMVLADGGVVCIDEFDKMRDEDRVAIHEAMEQQTISIAKAGITTILNARTSDDHSREKDETMAKHVLSIQMNGRGAEDMTETEIPIDKMRRYITYCKTRCAPRLSSEAAEKLSSHFVSIRRQVHAAEMEANTRSSIPITVRQLEAIVRITESLAKLTLSPIATEVHVDEAIRLFLCSTMDAVNQGSNQGSRELNDEVNRLETELKRRLPIGWSTSLSTLRREMVEGKGYSEQALNRALMVLQRRDTIMFRNQGAQVYRNGA